A stretch of DNA from Oncorhynchus keta strain PuntledgeMale-10-30-2019 chromosome 17, Oket_V2, whole genome shotgun sequence:
AGGCTCCAGAGCATCGAAGCTGTAAACAACAACACTAGGCTCCAGAGCATCGAAGCTGTAAACAACAACACTAGGCTCCAGAGCATCGAAGCTGTAAACAACAACACTAGGCTCCAGAGCATCGAAGCTGTAAACAACAACACTAGGCTCCAGAGCATCGAAGCTGTAAACAACAACACTAGGCTCCAGAGCATCGAAGCTGTAAACAACAACACTAGGCTCCAGAGCATCGAAGCTGTAAACAACAACACTAGGCTCCAGAGCATCGAAGCTGTAAACAACAACACTAGGCTCCAGAGCATCGAAGCTGTAAACAACAACACTAGGCTCCAGAGCATCGaagctgtaaaacaggaaataacTAAATAATTGAGAAGATATTACAACCTTTTATAACAAGAATAAGAAGAATGACCTCATATAATGCAATGGAAATTATATTCACCTGAAGTGCTGGTCCTGCTTCATCAGGTGTTGTTGCCAGTCATAGCTTTCCACcagcaccgtaccatcctccagtccaaccagctgtgggCTGTTGACCCCTGTCACAGTGATGTCCTTCACAACACCAGCAATCTCAGACAAAGTGTTCACTCTGGTCTTTCTGAAGAGCTGCTCGATGAGGCCGAAGCACCAGTAGGGGGCAAACTTGGTGTGAACTGTGATCAGGAAGTGAAGGTCCAGACTGTGGTGGAGCTTGTGCATGGTCCACCAGGTACAGTACCAGAGCACAAACGTGTTCTGGGTTTGGCCACTGCAGTTATGAGGAGTTAAAAAGTcgatgggaccaggctacatagggtcagaaggatagtagatgggacctggctacatagggtcagaaggatagtagatgggacctggctacatagggtcagaaggatagtagatgggacctggctacatagggtcagaaggatagtagatgggacctggctacatagggtcagaaggatagtagatggacctggctacatagggtcagaaggatagtagatgggacctggctacagagtcagaaggatagtagatggacctggctacatagggtcagaaggatagtagatgggacctggatacatagggtcagaaggatagtagatgggacctggctacatagggtcagaaggatagtagatggacctggctacatagggtcagaaggatagtagatgggacctggctacatagggtcagaaggatagtagatgggacctggctacatagggtcagaaggatagtagatgggacctggctacatagggtcagaaggatagtagatggacctggctacatagggtcagatggatagtagatggacctggctacatagggtcagatggatagtagatgggacctgggtcagaaggatagtagatgggacctggctacatagggtcagatggatagtagatgggacctggctacatagggtcagaaggatagtagatggacctggctacatagggtcagaaggatagtagatgggacctggctacatagggtcagaaggattgtagatggacctggctacatagggtcagaaggatagtagatgggacctggctacatagggtcagaaggatagtagatgggacctggctacatagggtcagaaggatagtagatgggacctggctacatagggtcagaaggatagtagatggacctggctacatagggtcagaaggatagtagatgggacctggctacatagggtcagaaggatagtagatggacctgggtcagaaggatagtagatggacctggctacatagggtcaggaggatagtagatggacctgggtcagaaggatagtagatgggacctggctacatagggtcagaaggatcgtagatggacctggctacatagggtcagaaggatagtagatgggacctggctacatagggtcagaaggatagtagatggacctggctacatagggtcagaaggatagtagatgggacctggctacatagggtcagaaggatagtagatggacctggctacatagggtcagaaggatagtagatgggacctggctacatagggtcagaaggatagtagatggacctgggtcagaaggatagtagatggacctggctacatagggtcagaaggatagtagatggacctggctacatagggtcagaaggatagtagatggacctggctgcatagggtcagaaggataatagatggacctggctacatagggtcagaaggatagtagatggacctggctacatagggtcagaaggatagtagatggacctgggtcagaaggatagtagatggacctggctacatagggtcagaaggatagtagatggacctggctacatagggtcagaaggatagtagatggacctggctacatagggtcagaaggatagtagatgggacctggctacatagggtcagaaggatagtagatgggacctggctacatagggtcagaaggatagtagatgggacctggctacatagggtcagaaggatagtagatggacctggctacatagggtcagaaggatagtagatggacctggctacatagggacagaaggatagtagatggacctggctacatagggtcagaaggatagtagatgggacctggctacatagggtcagaaggatagtagatgggaactggctacatagggtcagaaggatagtagatgggaactggctacatagggtcagaaggatagtagatgggaactggctacatagggtcagaaggatagtagatgggaactggctacatagggtcagaaggatagtagatggacctggctacatagggtcagaaggatagtagatgggacctggctacatagggtcagaaggatagtagatgggacctggctacatagggtcagaaggatagtagatggacctggctacatagggtcagaaggatagtagatggacctggctacatagggtcagaaggatagtagatgggacctggctacatagagtcagaaggatagtagatggacctggctacatagggtcagaaggatagtagatgggacctggctacatagggtcagaaggatagtagatgggacttggctacatagggtcagaaggatagtagatggacctgggtcagaaggatagtagatggacctggctacataggatcaggaggatagtagatggacctggctacatagggtcagaaggatagtagatgggacctggctacatagggtcagaaggatagtagatgggacctggctacatagggtcagaaggatagtagatgggacctggctacatagggtcagaaggatcgTAGATGGACCTgactacatagggtcagaaggatagtagatgggacctggctacatagggtcagaaggatagtagatggacctggctacatagggtcagaaggatagtagatgggacctggctacatagggtcagaaggatagtagatggacctgggtcagaaggatagtagatggacctggctacatagggtcaggaggatagtagatggacctgggtcagaaggatagtagatgggacctggctacatagggtcaggaggatagtagatggacctggctacatagggtcagaaggatagtagatggacctggctacatagggtcagaaggatagtagatgggacctggctacatagggtcagaaggatagtagatggacctggctacatagggtcagaaggatagtagatgggacctggctacatagggtcagaaggatagtagatgggacctggctacatagggtcagaaggatagtagatggatcTGGCTACAtggggtcagaaggatagtagatgggcctggctacatagggtcagaaggatagtagatgggacctggctacatagggtcagaaggatagtagatggacctggctacatagggtcagaaggatagtagatgggacctggctacatagggtcagaaggatagtagatgggacctggctacatagggtcagaaggatagtagatgggacctggctacatagggtcagaaggatagtagatggacctggctacatagggtcagaaggatagtagatggacctggctacatagggtcagaaggatagtagatggacctggctacatagggtcagaaggatagtagatgggacctggctacatagggtcagaaggatagtagatgggacctggctacatagggtcagaaggatagtagatgggacctggctacatagggtcagaaggatagtagatgggaactggctacatagggtcagaaggatagtagatggacctggctacatagggtcagaaggatagtagatgggaactggctacatagggtcagaaggatagtagatggacctggctacatagggtcagaaggatagtagatggacctggctacatagggtcagaaggatagtagatggacctgggtcagaaggatagtagatggacctggctacatagggtcagaaggatagtagatggacctggctacatagggtcagaaggatagtagatgggacctggctacatagggtcacaAGGATAGTAGATgcacctgggtcagaaggatagtagatggacctggctacataggatcacaaggatagtagatgggacctgggtcagaaggatagtagatgggacctggctacatagggtcagaaggatagtagatggacctgggtcagaaggatagtagatgggacctggctacatagggtcagaaggatagtagatggacctggctacatagggtcagaaggatagtagatggacctggctacatagggtcagaaggatagtagatggacctggctacatagggtcagatggatagtagatggacctggctacatagggtcagatggatagtagatggacctggctacatagggtcagaaggatagtagatggacctggctacatagggtcagaaggatagtagatgggacctggctacatagggtcagaaggatagtagatggacctggctacatagggtcagaaggatagtagatggacctggctacatagagtcagaaggatagtagatgggacctgggtcagaaggatagtagatgggacctggctacatagggtcagaaggatagtagatggacctggctacatagggtcagaaggatagtagatggacctggctacatagggtcagaaggatagtagatgggacctgggtcagaaggatagtagatgggacctggctacatagggtcagaaggatagtagattgGACCTGGCTatatagggtcagaaggatagtagatgggacctggctacatagggtcagatggatagtagatggacctggctacatagggtcagaaggatagtagatgggacctggctacatagggtcagaaggatagtagatggacctggctacatagggtcagaaggatagtagatggacctggctacatagggtcagaaggatagtagatgggacctggctacatagggtcagaaggatagtagatggacctggctacatagggtcagaaggatagtagatgggacctggctacatagggtcagaaggatagtagatgggacctgggtcaggaggatagtagatgggaccaggctacatagggtcagaaggatagtagatgggacctggctacatagggtcagaaggatagtagatggacctggctacatagggtcagaaggatagtagatggacctggctacatagggtcagaaggatagtagatgggaactggctacatagggtcagaaggatagtagatggacctggctacatagggtcagaaggatagtagatgggaactggctacatagggtcagaaggatagtagatggacctggctacatagggtcagaaggatagtagatggacctggctacatagggtcagaaggatagtagatggacctgggtcagaaggatagtagatggacctggctacatagggtcagaaggatagtagatggacctggctacatagggtcagaaggatagtagatgggacctggctacatagggtcagaaggatagtagatgggacctggctacatagggtcagaaggatagtagatgggacctgggtcaggaggatagtagatgggaccaggctacatagggtcagaaggatagtagatgggacctggctacatagggtcagaaggatagtagatggacctggctacatagggtcagaaggatagtagatgggaactggctacatagggtcagaaggatagtagatgggaactggctacatagggtcagaaggatagtagatggacctggctacatagggtcagaaggatagtagatgggaactggctacatagggtcagaaggatagtagatggacctggctacatagggtcagaaggatagtagatggacctggctacatagggtcagaaggatagtagatggacctgggtcagaaggatagtagatggacctggctacatagggtcagaaggatagtagatggacctggctacatagggtcagaaggatagtagatgggacctggctacatagggtcacaAGGATAGTAGATgcacctgggtcagaaggatagtagatggacctggctacataggatcacaaggatagtagatgggacctgggtcagaaggatagtagatgggacctggctacatagggtcagaaggatagtagatggacctgggtcagaaggatagtagatgggacctggctacatagggtcagaaggatagtagatggacctggctacatagggtcagaaggatagtagatggacctggctacatagggtcagaaggatagtagatggacctggctacatagggtcagatggatagtagatggacctggctacatagggtcagatggatagtagatggacctggctacatagggtcagaaggatagtagatggacctggctacatagggtcagaaggatagtagatgggacctggctacatagggtcagaaggatagtagatggacctggctacatagggtcagaaggatagtagatggaactggctacatagggtcagaaggatagtaggtgggacctgggtcagaaggatagaagaaaggacctggctacatagggtcagaaggatagtagatgggacctggctacatagggtcagaaggatagtagatgggacctggctacatagggtcagaaggatagtagatggacctggctacatagggtcagaaggataatagatggacctggctacatagggtcagaaggataatagatgggacctgggtcagaaggatagtagatggacctggctacatagggtcagaaggatagtagattgGACCTGGCTatatagggtcagaaggatagtagatgggacctggctacatagggtcagatggatagtagatggacctggctacatagggtcagaaggatagtagatgggacctggctacatagggtcagaaggatagtagatggacctggctacatagggtcagaaggatagtagatggacctggctacatagggtcagaaggatagtagatgggacctggctacatagggtcagaaggatagtagatggacctggctacatagggtcagaaggatagtagatgggacctggctacatagggtcagaaggatagtagatgggacctgggtcaggaggatagtagatgggaccaggctacatagggtcagaaggatagtagatgggacctggctacatagggtcagaaggatagtagagatggacctggctacatagggtcagaaggatagtagatggacctggctacatagggtcagaaggatagtagatggacctggctacatagggtcagaaggatagtagatgggacctggctacatagggtcagaaggatagtagatggacctggctacatagggtcagaaggatagtagatgggacctggctacatagggtcagaaggatagtagatgggacctgggtcaggaggatagtagatgggaccaggctacatagggtcagaaggatagtagatgggaccaggctacatagggtcagaaggatagtagatgggacctggctacatagggtcagaaggatagtagatggacctggctacatagggtcagaaggatagtagatgggacctggctacatagggtcagaaggatagtagatggacctggctacatagggtcagaaggatagtagatgggacctggctacatagggtcagaaggatagtagatggacctggctacatagggtcagaaggatagtagatggaacctggctacatagggtcagaaggatagtagatggacctgggtcagaaggatagtagatggacctggctacatagggtcagaaggatagtagatggacctggctacatagggtcagaaggatagtagatggacctggctgcatagggtcagaaggataatagatggacctggctacatagggtcagaaggatagtagatggacctggctacatagggtcagaaggatagtagatggacctgggtcagaaggatagtagatggacctggctacatagggtcagaaggatagtagatggacctggttacatagggtcagaaggatagtagatggacctggctacatagggtcagaaggatagtagatggacctgggtcagaaggatagtagatggacctggctacatagggtcagaaggatagtagatggacctgggtcagaaggatagtagatggacctggctacatagggtcagatggatagtagatggacctggctacatagggtcagatggatagtagatggacctggctacatagggtcagaaggatagtagatggacctggctacatagggtcagaaggatagtagatggacctggttacatagggtcagaaggatagtagatggacctggctacatagggtcagaaggatagtagatggacctggctacatagggtcagaaggatagtagatgggacctgggtcagaaggatagtagatgggacctggctacatagggtcagaaggatagtagatggacctggctacatagggtcagaaggatagtagatggacctggctacatagggtcagaaggatagtagatgggacctgggtcagaaggatagtagatgggacctggctacatagggtcagaaggatagtagattgGACCTGGCTatatagggtcagaaggatagtagatgggacctggctacatagggtcagatggatagtagatggacctggctacatagggtcagaaggatagtagatgggacctggctacatagggtcagaaggatagtagatggacctggctacatagggtcagaaggatagtagatggacctggctacatagggtcagaaggatagtagatggacctggctacatagggtcagaaggatagtagatggacctggctacatagggtcagaaggatagtagatgggacctggctacatagggtcagaaggatagtagatgggacctgggtcaggaggatagtagatggaccaggctacatagggtcagaaggatagtagatgggacctggctacatagggtcagaaggatagtagatggacctggctacatagggtcagaaggatagtagatggacctggctacatagggccagaaggatagtagatgggacctggctacatagggtcagaaggatagtagatggacctggctacatagggtcagaaggatagtagatgggacctggctacatagggtcagaaggatagtagatggacctggctacatagggtcagaaggatagtagatggacctggctacatagggtcagaaggatagtagatggacctgggtcagaaggatagtagatggacctggctacatagggtcagaaggatagtagatggacctggctacatagggtcagaaggatagtagatgggacctggctacatagggtcagaaggatagtagatgggacctggctacatagggtcagaaggatagtagatgggacctgggtcaggaggatagtagatggaccaggctacatagggtcagaaggatagtagatgggacctggctacatagggtcagaaggatagtagatggacctggctacatagggtcagaaggatagtagatgggaactggctacatagggtcagaaggatagtagatgggaactggctacatagggtcagaaggatagtagatggacctggctacatagggtcagaaggatagtagatgggaactggctacatagggtcagaaggatagtagatggacctggctacatagggtcagaaggatagtagatggacctggctacatagggtcagaaggatagtagatggacctgggtcagaaggatagtagatggacctggctacatagggtcagaaggatagtagatggacctggctacatagggtcagaaggatagtagatgggacctggctacatagggtcacaAGGATAGTAGATgcacctgggtcagaaggatagtagatggcaCCTGGCTACATAGGATCACAAGGATAGCAGatgggacctgggtcagaaggatagtagatgggacctggctacatagggtcagaaggatagtagatggacctgggtcagaaggatagtagatgggacctggctacatagggtcagaaggatagtagatggacctggctacatagggtcagaaggatagtagatggacctggctacatagggtcagaaggatagtagatggacctggctacatagggtcagatggatagtagatggacctggctacatagggtcagatggatagtagatggacctggctacatagggtcagaaggatagtagatggacctggctacatagggtcagaaggatagtagatgggacctggctacatagggtcagaaggttagtagatgggacctggctacatagggtcagaaggatagtagatggacctggctacatagggtcagaaggatagtagatgggacctgggtcagaaggat
This window harbors:
- the LOC127908465 gene encoding uncharacterized protein LOC127908465 — protein: MHKLHHSLDLHFLITVHTKFAPYWCFGLIEQLFRKTRVNTLSEIAGVVKDITVTGVNSPQLVGLEDGTVLVESYDWQQHLMKQDQHFSYFLFYSFDALEPSVVVYSFDALEPSVVVYSFDALEPSVVVYSFDALEPSVVVYSFDALEPSVVVYSFDALEPSVVVYSFDALEPSVVVYSFDALEPSVVVYSFDALEPSVVVYSFDALEPSVVVYSFDALEPSVVVYSFDALEPSVVVYSFDALEPSVVVYSFDALEPSVVVYSFDALEPSVVVYSFDALEPSVVVYSFDALEPSVVVYSFDGLEPSVVVYSFDALEPSVVVYSFDALEPSVVVYSFDALEPSVVVVTKERSDSVGTRFQLLHNTDILPPIDGLPVQAPPGLDTV